The nucleotide sequence TGTGCATGGTGTGAATGGATGGATATATGAAAGTGGGAACAAAGATTCTTTGAAGAAATATCTATTAAAAATGACGGATGATTTGAAGGTGCGTGATATGGGAAAACAAAGCTATGAGTTGGTAAAGAAAATAGGGATTTCTGAAGAAAAATATATAGAGGAGTTACTGATATTTTATCAGAAGACTCTTTAAGATGCTTTCTTAGTGAAGGTGGTGAGGGACGAGTGAATCCGATTTGGTGCAAGAAAAGAATCAGGGATAAGGTTAAGGTTATTTTACAAGAGCACAAAAGAATAGCTTGTTTGTTGCACTTTATTCGTTATGGGAGAGATGAGGCATATCTTGATTCGATATTAAAAATTAATCATGATCCTAATGTCCTTGAATTGCGAGAATATGGCTCTGCTAATGCGGATAAAAATATTTTTTATATTGAATTCGGTGGAGAAACGGGAATAGGAGGAACTCTTCGTACTACGTTACATGCTTTGTATGAAGCCGATCGACTAGGATTCACTCCTGTTGTATATTATAAAAGTAAATATCTTAGCATGACATCGTCTTTGCATGAGGTGGAGAATGCATTTGGATATTATTTTTGCCAAGTGAGTGATATTTCAGTTGAAGAGGTATTAAGAAGTCAGCGGGTATTTTTATTTCGCCCAGCTCACTTGGAGCGAATCGAACGTGACCTTGGAAATTTAAATCCAGAACTTGTTGTGGGGTATCGGGTCACTGATGATTATTTAAAAACGATGGCAAATGTTATGCATAAGTATATCCGCTTTAATGAAGAGACAGAACGTTATTTCGAAAAAAGTATGGGTAAACTTTTTCAAACTCGCTCTCATCTTGATCGTGTACTTGCAGTGCATATCCGGGGGACAGATTTTGCATTGCATTGGAATAATCATCCCAATATGCTTATGCCCGAAGATTATTTTTCTGAGATAGACGTCCTTCTTGAACGTGAGTTTGAATACATCTTTTTAGCAACGGATGACAGTCGGCGTTTGGAAAGCTTCTTGAAGCGATACGATAAGAAAGTCCTTTATTATGAAGATACATATCGATCATCAGGCAATATTAATATTATACATGAGAAAAATGCAAGAGAAAATGCCCCCTTTCTGAACGGATTGGAAGCATTGCGTGATATGTATACGTTATCTCGATGTGGAGGGTTTCTTTCGGGTTGCTCGCAAATCTCAATTATGACACGCATTTTGCGATTGAGTACAGGACGAGATTTCTCCTATGTTAAGACATTGGATCGAGGGATTTATAAGTCTGATGTTATTTCAGGAACTTAAGTCATATGACAATTTGGCATGGGGGATATAACCGT is from Selenomonas sputigena ATCC 35185 and encodes:
- a CDS encoding O-fucosyltransferase family protein, with protein sequence MNPIWCKKRIRDKVKVILQEHKRIACLLHFIRYGRDEAYLDSILKINHDPNVLELREYGSANADKNIFYIEFGGETGIGGTLRTTLHALYEADRLGFTPVVYYKSKYLSMTSSLHEVENAFGYYFCQVSDISVEEVLRSQRVFLFRPAHLERIERDLGNLNPELVVGYRVTDDYLKTMANVMHKYIRFNEETERYFEKSMGKLFQTRSHLDRVLAVHIRGTDFALHWNNHPNMLMPEDYFSEIDVLLEREFEYIFLATDDSRRLESFLKRYDKKVLYYEDTYRSSGNINIIHEKNARENAPFLNGLEALRDMYTLSRCGGFLSGCSQISIMTRILRLSTGRDFSYVKTLDRGIYKSDVISGT